Sequence from the Miscanthus floridulus cultivar M001 chromosome 16, ASM1932011v1, whole genome shotgun sequence genome:
caagcacgatgccgtggaaaggtgttCCAGTCGGCTGGACGCGTGCTCGATCGATGCACATGGTGTCGAGCGTGTCGGAGtaaatgatgttgaggccgctgcccccattcatcagtaccttggtgagccactttcgTACCGATGATCGGGTGGTCGgttcgatcgaaggttatggcggactctgaccaccggaggaaggcaggcgtggttggttcggtcgtatagacctcgtggcgtgcgaccttctgacgacgcttggagtcataggctaccgaccctctgaagatcatgaggcagccatccagtgtCAGAAAGCCACCGTCTTTCCCCTCGACGTTGTCCACGGTTGGGTCGGGGTCCTTCTCGTACTCCCCTTTGTTcaagcctccggacaagaaccgcttcatgaggccacagtccttgtacagatgcttaacgggaaaggcatggttcgggcatggtccCTTGAGTggtttctcaaagtggtttggagtgccctctatgggctttcgaccacccttgTGGTGTGCGGCGGCCATGAGAGAGCCCTCatgctgctgcttgttcttcttcttggtgggaTGATTGGAGGCACCTTTGCCGGTGTCCTCGTCCTGTCTCGCCAtgcctttgaggcggtcgaagatcaCTCCAACCACTTCttcgcctgaggcatggctggtggcgatgtctaggagttccttggtggttcacaggcCCTTGCGTCCCAGTttgtgaaccagagactcataggtggtcccagactggaaagctcctataacatcggtgTTGGCAAcattaggtagctcgttgcactgccggaagaaacgccggatgtacccatggatggtttcatcggccttctatcggcagttcttgaggtcccatgggttcctagggcgcttgtatgtgccctagaagttctccACGAAGATCTTCTTTAGCTctgcccaactctagattctgttggatggcaggtgttccaaccatgttcgtgccaaatcagccaagaacaatggaaggttgtggataatgaaatcatcattatccacaccaccagCTTGGTAGGCacgccgataatccttgagccatagtccagggttcgtctccccagagtactttaGGATGTTGattggtggtcgataccttggcgggaaggcagCATTAAGGATGTGTTGATTGAAGGCCTAAGGTCATGGCAGGCCAGGGCTTGGGCTTTGgccctcaccgctgtcgtagcgtctgccATGGCGAGGGTGATAGCCACGGCTAGCTTCCTCTCCTAGGTCATCGTGGGTATACCTATGAGCGTCGAGGGTGTCGTGTGCATCATGGTTGCGACCGAGACGCCAATGCACCATGACCACAACACGCTACCTGTCGCCTTATGGCGCCTGGTGGACCGACGCGTCCCTGCCGGGGCGCTCGGAGAGCGTGCATTGGCTGACATTGAGTTTGCGTCGCTGAGATAACAAGCTCTTGGCCTACTGCACTGCTGCACGCctgagcagcgtgcgaatctcgcggTGGGCCGATGATCCTCGAGCATCGCGGCCTCTGGaagaccatggagcaaggccatcacgacggcgatgttctggcttgctcgaaCAAAGCGAGGGAGGGTTTCATCGTCCataatgatccttcggttcacgtcaCGGGGCATGGCATGTGCGCGCCTaccatctccatggcgctcgatctcccaATCGAGCTCTGTGCGCtcttgctcgagctagagtcgtgcttcctcgagctcttgttgttgagctttcagctgctccacacGCATGCGTGGTGGGGCTGCTGTCTCTCCCTCGGCCTTGTCGtcgaggtcatttgttggggtagcctcctcctcgtggaCACTTTCGATGTGTCTCTCAGAggtacctatcatgaagcattCGCAAGAGGGTGATGactcctgctagagtcagagccagagggtgattctggctcctctatgaggaggtcgtggaaagattccgtgacgtgttcgatcacccccacgaaTTCATCGTTCGTGGGAGGCGGAAtcatgcgttgcgccacaaggtggctaacggtctccTCGACATTGCAGAGACCGAACGAGAGCACTGTTGGGGCACTCTGGATGAGGTGTTCCAGAGAGAGGGGTTCCCTTCTAGCGAGCCGCGCCATGTCATTGGCGtaggagaaggtgaggtggcacaggTCCTCCCGGGACGCCTAGGGTCCCAAGGAGATGCCGAGCTGGCACTCAAGCCACCTGTAGTCGAGGAGCTGGTTGTTTCTAGGTGCACGGGCCCTCGATGCATGTAGTTGTAGCTCCTCAACCATCTCATCGACTATGTCGAGGCAGATAGGGGggaggttggatggcggcgtgagccaatgccaactcttctCCCACCGTGATAATGAAGTCTAGatccccgaagcgcacgtgtgcacccaggacccagctgatgccatgactagccatccatggcctgatgttaatgttaGGACATGCAAAGCCCCTACATggcacaccaactgtcggtgtttcgaataaataccaacaagtaaatttatgTTATTACgggtctggcccggatggtgtgctaaaaagacacaaggtttatactggttcgggcagaatatccctacgtctagttcatggctgttgcttgtgttattagcactgaaaagtttgtagtagggtttgtaaatgggtgagagagggacatgtcctaagtctctgatggaaaggtcgaatgggtgctgagagcttggttacTGCTCAactatgtgttcgaggttcgatgctagtggttttgTTGTGATGTGGTCAAAATCGATCCCCTtggtggggtgccctgctttcccttttataggccaagggagagcaaggattatagatgggagaaaaagaagaaaaaccaaaggcaaaggaggtccttcaaggatgtcgggtcttcctttcccTCTGTGCGGGCCCCACTAACAAGGTAGTCagtgccagggatagctccatgctgggtgcatgttcgctaatcctgatagggccgcgctgggcgtctgtccgctgatgatgccatgtcctggcattgtcAGCAAGTTGTCACATCCATCCCGCCTCGACGGGCGGCGCGGCGGACGAGGGTGCTGATCCGCGGCCATACAGGGAGCAGATGGCGCAGTGACCGCATGTCCATTACTGTaggtgatgcgagtttcctcctagaccgtagtggttgtttTGAGCTTTCGTCAGGATCCGTGCCCGAGGgtaaatggcggcgcccacaacactataagacaaatgtcgatgcctacaacactgtttgggctctaacatgcctagaaggtcgTAAAGCGCccttcttgtcatatcctgatggtactttcctgcaggcgtgcagggtacggtcctcagtattgcggttgacatgagtgccttgccttatctgcGCGCGTCGTTAGGAAGGAGTCGCCGtaggcatcgggtgaggcggagccacccctcgggggtcgagtgaggcggagccaatcctcagacgtcaggcgaggcggagccatccttcagacgtcgggcgaggtggagccaatccttagacgtcgggcgagatggagctaatcctcagacgttgggcgaggcggagccatcctTTAGACGTCGGAAGAGGCAGAGCCAactctcagacgtcgggcgaggcggagccatccctcgGGAGTCAGCCTGAGGCGtttccaaccctcgggggtcaaaacggagcctgcggccttggtGGTTTGGACGAGGCAGGACCCACTGGGAAATGTAGTCGTGTTCTTGATCGCTCTGATGAATTAGCGTTGATGGGTATCAACTTCtcttcttcgggtaccctagtattggtccccaacaccGCCCTCCCGCCCTGCCACTGTTTGCCATTTGCGTCGCGCTGGGGGACCTGCTTGGCGCAGCCGCCATGCCGTGGCACGTGACCCAGCCATCCGCGCGTCACCCGTCGCCCGCGCGCTGCCGTCGCGCATCACGTCGTCGCGGCccactgagagagagagagcaggggaGGGAGCACGCGCACGCCGGCCTACAGGGCACGACCATCGGAGCATGGCTCGTCGGCACAGGGTGGGGGCGTGGCCGCTAAGCACGTAGGGCCGCTGGAGGCGCGAGGCTAAGGCGCAAACGTCGGAGGCGCAGCCGCCCACGACGGCGTGATGCGCGGCGGTGGGTGTGGGAGGCGGAGAGGGTGGCGGGGACAGGAAAcagaaaaaagagaaagggagagaggaagaagaaagcggcaGGGGTAATAATGTCATTTCAccgctgttctctctcctcaaccggctgcaaccGGTCCACGGTGTCTTGTGGCATAATTTCACCGAAGCAgcgtgtcttctggcaaaatgCTAAAAAGTGAGTGTCCGCTAGCAAATAACGATCATTTTGCATGTCCAACAGACAATTCTCCTTTTAATTAACTGTCCAGAGATGCTTAAGTCATCAATATTCAGATGTGCCTAATTCAAAGAAAAATGGACAATTCAGTGTGAATTATTCGGAGGTACCTAATACATCGATACCCAGATTCAATAACCTTTGTTTCCAATAGTTGTATTGAAAAATATTTAGAACTTTTGTTTCAAATATTATACTAATGTTTAGTGTTCTTTTAGTATTCAATATGCAATATATGTTTGCTGAAGTTCAGTCATTTGTTATATATTTTTGCAGTATGCGTTGGATCCATATTTCCAAAATTGAGATACTGTAACAATATATGTAAAAAGATGAATGATACATGTGTAAAAGTTACACATTTcatataattttattttttagataAGATATAATTTGATAGTAGCCATCTATTTATCATTCTCAAAagtaaaatagtatttttttatttaaaatcatgaAAGTATCTATAAACATAAAATCATCATGGTATTGTTAtatatcaaaataaatattagaCCTATGCACAAGGTAACGAGTATCTTGTGCAGTTTTGCGTGAGTGCATGACAAGTTAGTCGTCGTAGTGCATGGGCTGTAAATAGCTCACAGCGAAGGTCAAACTTGAAACATTTTTTCTATCATGGTGCAGCACATGCAAACTTGAAGAGTAAAGTCTAGTAGTTCACTAACGGTCCTCGAACTTGTTTGATTGTGTTATTCTGGTATCTAAACTCATAAATATCATGTTTATGTCCTCAAACTTATTTAGCTGTGTCGGTTCCTAAACTCACATATTGCTCGATTAGGTCTTCAAATTTGTTTGTTGTGTTATTTAGGTCATAAACTTGAAAATCACTCGTTTAGATTTTCAAACTTGTTTGGTTGTATCATCTTAGACTCTAAATCGCAGATCGTCCATTTAGATTCTGAATCTATGTTTAGGTTTCAGTCTAAACGGGGCTTAGACCCGTGCCTGCATGGTAACGTGGTATGCTAACATGTGGGACCTACATGTCTGCTCCATCTCTCTTCATCCTAGCAACATAGCTAGGATCGATATGGCTGGAGATGTTAGACCATCGAACCTATGGAGATGTCGTTGCATATGGACACGGGTCTTAGACCCATTTAGATTGACTTTGAGACCTGAACATAGATTTTGGATTTGAACGGGCGATTTGCGAGTTTAGGTACCGGGACGATACAATCGAAAACACTTAAATATGAACTATTTACGAGTTTATAGACCGAAATAACACATATAAACAAGTTTAAGGATATGAACAACCAATTTAAAAACTAAGATGACAAGTCTAAACAAGTTTCAAGGACCGCCAATCGACTTTACTTAAAATTCGTTATCTTGTCTTCTCTTTTGTTCGCGACTTTGCGTTGAAAACGGACGAAAAGAAAAATCAGAAAAGAAACCCTAGTTATTATTAGGAAAACCAAAAACCCTTCGCCGAGGATGCGAGACGAGGATCCATCGGTCTGAGACGTTGCTCCGAGTAGCAACGAGCCAACGACTGAAggagccgtcgccgccgcccctGGTCGCCTCTGCGCGACTCCGCCCCCGCTCGGTCTCGCCTCCCACGCCGATCTGGTACTCCCAAGCCGGTGGCCGGAGTTCGCGCGGCCCTCGTCCTCACCGGATTCGGCGTCCGAGCCCTCTCTAGAGCTCGCGCCCTCGCCGGAGCCCTCACTGGATTCGGCGCCCTCTTCAGAGCCCTCGCCGGAGATTGCGCCGCCCTCACTGGATTCGTGCTCTCGCCGGAGCTCGTGCTAACCTGCTCGACCACTCCCCGCCGCCCGCGGCCATCTCCCAGCCACTCCGCGGTTCCGCCGCCCTCTCCTCACCTGTCGGTCGTCCCTGTCCCCGCGACGAAGACGACGCCCCAAGCTATCCTCTGTCTCTCCTTCCCTCTCGATCCGATCCGGAGTGGCTCACGTTCCTATTCCTCGCCAGCAGCAGAGGCGGCGACCGGCGATCGGTGTCAATCGTCCACTAGGTACGTCGCCCTTTTCCTTTCCTTCCTGCTGTGTGGAACCGACCAACCCAAGCTATATTGCATCCGGAAATGACCCAGTAACTAGTTATACATGTTTTTGAACGTAATAGCAGGAGCTCTGCTTTTGAATTAAGAGGAGAAAACGGTTTTATGTACAAGAGGCGCTGAGGCCAAAGAAGTAGTATATACATGGTTCATACACACTAACTTCGATTTTTAGCAAAATTTATCGCACCCATGTCCTGTATTGAGCCCGTCCCCGTCTGTGAGTGCCACCGAGAATTTGACGGCACAAGTTTCTActaggaaggaaggaaggagtgCAGTGATtaaattgaaaaaaaaagaaaacattttgCTATGTCTATTTGGTCTTCTTGCATGCAAAAATGGTGAATTGGGGAATTGATGAAGAGAAAACGGCTCcccaaaaacctttgtttttgaAGAAGACAACTGGAAGGGATATGGGAAACATGGTTCCAAAAGTCTCTTTTTATTGGGTCTGCATATATTTTGTAAATGAATATGATGGATGTTTTATATAGGCTTGGAACTGAACAGAAAATCCATTCAAAATTTCACAGATCATCCCTGGCTGTGTAGTTCCTTCTGCAATGATTTACTGCACTCACTGCGCTGATTACTGCCCCTCCATAAAGGACCCTGACAAAGGATACATGTGAGATCTCCCTGTTATTTCTATATTATTCTTATGGGATACCTTGCAAAACCAGTCAGTATGATTGTTATGAAGATGGCCTTATTTACAACTCTGTTAATGGTTGTCCATCAAAGTTTCATAAACGCAATTGAAGCTCTTGTGCTTGTTTGTTGATATGAAATCTGACATGTTTCATGATCAGATGTTGTGGTACATGTGGGAAGGTTCTTGATCAGGAGGTATACACTGATGAGCCTACTTTTGTTAAGGATAACACAGGGCAGGTTGGTTTTATCTCCATGCTTTGTAATCCTTGAGTTTTTCTTTTTCGTTTACCAATTGCTGAGATTTGATATATTTTGGGGCTACACAGAGTCGCTTAGCTGGAAGTATTCTTGCAAGCATTGAGTCTGGATATTCGATTTCTCATCAAAGAACCTTAGACAAAGGTATGGTTTTTAGGGCACTTATTTATTTTACTTTCCATGGTACTCTAAAATCTTTTTGGCTTTATTTTACCAGGGAAGGATGAGATTAGACAGATTGTCAATAACTTAAATGTCAGTGGTGGAGAAACTATCGTTAACAAGGCTTATCGCTTCTATGAGGTATGTATTTCTGTTATCAGTAAGTAGTAAGGTTGTTTAAATGGAATGCAGCATTACGATATTGATGTTTCTTCGTTCTGAAGCGCAGCTAGCTGTTGACCGCAATTTTACCAGGGGCCGTAGAACAACCCATGTTGCAGCTGCTTGCCTTTACAttgcctgcaggtatgctaaaACCTAATTATAGGTTCACTACTTTCTTTGTTGGAACTTCAGAAGCATTTAACCTATTCTACTAACTTCAGTTCGAATATGTCCATTCACTGTGCGACTTGCCCCCTCCCTGGCCACTTTTGTTGGACTACTAGTAGTTAATGTTATATATATTACCTTCCTCTTTTGTTTTTTTTGAAAAGCTCCTATAAGTTACTATTTCTATCATATCCTTCTTTAAACTTGCAAAAGGTTTCTTTTGTCAGATACTCAGATTGAAAAGGTTTCTTTTGTCAGATACTCAGATTGAAAATTGAATTAATTGACTGCAGGTATACTAAGTGCCGTTTGACTTTATGCCTTGTGTTTCTAGCCTCTAATTAGAAAAGTAAATACTTGACCTTGAGAAGGTCCTTCTCAGTGGTCCATAAGGATTAGGATGTTTTAAATGCCTAAATTATGACACAACTACACAAGTAAGCTTTTCCATACCATATAAACACATGTCAAACCCATTCAAGAGGCTTTGTTATATTAAACAAAACGTATTCCCTGCACATTTAGTATACTTTCTAATGAATGCCCCACCACTGTAATCTGTGGTTACTAAATTTTCTTTTGCAGACTTATTAGCAGCCTGTATTAGACCTGTgggtcctttttttttttttacctaatACACCATGGAGCATGAGTAACATTTTTACCATCATCTATTTCTTCAAAAAGCTCTTATGTTTCATTAATTATTCCTGAACTCACAATTTAGTTTATTTTATCTTTCTTAATCCTCAAAATACTGCTTTTCGCCTTCATGCTTTTGTTGGTATCTGTTGCAAAGtttattttgtttgttttttgaGCAAGCTATATTGTAGTACTAATGTTCGGTTTCTCCAACTTTTCTTGCCAGGCAAAGTAAGAAAGCTTATCTTCTTATCGATTTCTCTGACTATCTCCAAATAAGCGTGTGAGTATACCAACTCTTTGGCCTTCTATATGACTCAATGAAGGGACTCATTTGGATTTTCTTTCAGTTATGTCCTAGGTGCTGTTTTTCTCCAGCTCTGCCAAGTTTTGCTACTCGCAAATCATCCAGTTGTTCAGAAACTTGTAGATCCCAGCCTTTTCATCCATCGTTTTACACACCGTAAGCTGATGACATATGTTGCATTGTATATTTCATTTGTTGGATCTGCTGTATGTAGTGTGTGCTATTGTTCGAAGGGTTGAGGTATCCACAAATATTTATATGCTGCATTGTATATGGCCGTCAGATTGGCACAGGAGTGGTTATCTGCAGGTTTTGATTAATGGCATTGTGTGTTCGGCTAATCCGTTTAGTGCTATCTGAGACTCATCTTCATCTAATCTCACCTCATGGCTAATTGAAAATTGTGCCATTGAACAATCTGTAGACTGCTCATGTTTTTTGTGCAAATGTTGTGATTTAAATGCCATATGGGCTATGTTTATCAGAACATTCTATGTGTGCTATTCTGTTTGTTGCAACTAACGAGATCCTTATGTGAGGATTGACCAGAAGCAGTTCCCCTATTTATGTACATGGGTCTGATTTTGAGTTTTTTATagtatatattggttttgtttttagGTTTGCTGGGAAAAAGAGATAATGCTGTCTCAGACACAGCTTTACGCATTGTAGCTAGCATGAAGAGAGATTGGATGCAGGCAGGCTTTTCTTCTTTCGTTTTTCTTCCATAATTTTTGTTTCACAAGGCTGTGAATGGCTTACTGCCTTGCTCTATGTTGCAGACTGGGAGGAAACCAAGTGGATTATGTGGTGCGGCATTATACATCGCTGCACTCTCTCATGGGAAAAATTACACCAAGGCAGATATTGTAAGTCCAGATGCTCATGAGATATCTTGAACTAATTCAACAATCTATATTATGTATATTCTCCTTTGTCAACCTATGACCTTTTGTTTTACGTTTTAGTGATGGCATGAACTATGTTTTACGTTTGCAGGTCTCTGTTGTGCATGTGTGTGAGGCTACTCTAACGAAGCGATTGATAGAGTTCGAAAATACGGATTCTGGCAGCTTAACGGTATGTTTCTTTCTTCCACAAAATTTCCAAATTTGTTGAACCTGCAATTTATAGTATTTAATTGAAATTCCTTGTGATATTCTGCAATTTATTCTTGGGACACTGACTGCTAAGTGTTAACTCACGCAGTGTTGTTCTCATTGGAACAGAGTCATTTGTTGGTAAGCTGCTATTGTGCAGCATACTGAATTGCTCCGCAAAGCATGAGTTGTATTGTTTATGGCTAGGATTAGATCTCATGATAACGGTTTGAAATTCCAATTTTTGGGAAAAAGCTCAGATCCATGGCCATACTGGTCCTTTCTAAGTAACTGCGAGGAACCAGTGTTTTGTCTGTGGATTCACAATTTTAGGCTGGCCATTTGTAGACCTGTTCCCACACAGAATTGACAGTACCTAGCTAGTTCCCTTTCAGAAACACGTTTCATCAATTTGAATTTTTAATGCTTCTGGATTGTTATTAGTTGTCCTCCTACCTTTTACAGAACATAGGTCACTTGTGGATTTGCAACTCTGATCATGTGTAATACACTAATAAACAAGTACCAACCTTAAGGAGTTAGGAGGCAATAATAATGCGTTCCCCTATGAAGAATATATTGCTTCTGTTGTCATTCTTAATGTATGTTATCACCAGTGCATTTTTTAAACAGCTCTcttaagatatgagcatgcctaTATCTTCATGCCCCTTTGTTAGATTGAAGAATTTCTGGCAACAGCTGATGAATGTAATGAAGAGCCTGTTCCAAAACATTCGCCCAAGTCTGGAGAAATCCTTTGCAAACACAAGGGTCAAAGGGATAAAGGTTTTGAACATTTTGCCCATGGACTTTGTGAAAAATGCTACAATAAGGTAGATCTTATCTACAATGCGCACAACACATTGACTTGCAGACTAGACTACATTTGCTTTTGACACTTTGTCTGATTGCCCAGTTCACTAAACTGTCGGGTGGACTAGAAGGTGGTGCTGACCCTCCAGCATTCCAACGAGCTGAAAAGAAAAGACTTGAAGCTGCTAAAAGGGCTGAAGAAGCTGCTGCAGTTAAGGAGGCAGCGCTGGAAGAATCTCTTTGCGACACACAGAATTATGAGGTTGAGAGTACCATAACTCCTAGAAAGGTAGTATACAGATTGGCATGGCCTTAAGttctttatttttctcttttgggGCAGGTGGggtggtgggtgggtgggtggggttgGGGCGGGGTTCACTCCCACTGCAAAGTAACGGTACATTATAATCTGTGTGTGAATTTATGGAAACTTATCCTTATTATAAGTTTGTATACGAAAATAAATTTAGTTGACAATGAAACTGGCTATTCTTATATGTAGTTTCAATCTAATCTTTGCAGCCTGCGTAAACAGAGGTTTTCATCCTC
This genomic interval carries:
- the LOC136512274 gene encoding transcription factor IIIB 60 kDa subunit; this encodes MIYCTHCADYCPSIKDPDKGYICCGTCGKVLDQEVYTDEPTFVKDNTGQSRLAGSILASIESGYSISHQRTLDKGKDEIRQIVNNLNVSGGETIVNKAYRFYELAVDRNFTRGRRTTHVAAACLYIACRQSKKAYLLIDFSDYLQISVYVLGAVFLQLCQVLLLANHPVVQKLVDPSLFIHRFTHRLLGKRDNAVSDTALRIVASMKRDWMQTGRKPSGLCGAALYIAALSHGKNYTKADIVSVVHVCEATLTKRLIEFENTDSGSLTIEEFLATADECNEEPVPKHSPKSGEILCKHKGQRDKGFEHFAHGLCEKCYNKFTKLSGGLEGGADPPAFQRAEKKRLEAAKRAEEAAAVKEAALEESLCDTQNYEVESTITPRKGLSGHKSSTIGSGEPINDSVPPKDPEEGGENCEGDADPESLSDIDDVEVDWYLHNEEERQYKKIIWEEMNKEYLEEQAAKEALAAELAARGIVVEEGKKKKRRRNEDTKSSTPAETPAEATYNMLKRKGLGSKINEGAVGELYKTKDEVGSASKEEEMDFDALFGPDNADGETVDDGYNYGGYNDDGAEAYNGIDDDSDF